The Glutamicibacter mishrai DNA window CTCGGTGATCTTCACCTGCTTCATGGTGCCGTCCTGGCGGGCCCAGTTGACCTGCTGGCCCTTGCGCAGGGTGCCGTTGATCATGCGCAGCAGAGCCAGACGGCCGAGGAATGGCGATGCGTCAAGGTTGGTGACATGTGCCTGCAGAACTTCGCCCTCGTTGTAGGTCGGAGCAGGAACGTGCTTGATGATGGTCTCGAACAGTGGCTCGAGATCTTCGTTGTCTGGCAGGGTGCCATCGGCTGGCTGGTTCATCGAAGCGTAGCCGGCCTTGCCCGAGGCGAAGACAACAGGAACGTTCAAGATGGCGTCCAGATCCAGGTCCGGAGCTTCATCAGCCAAGTCGGAAGCCAGGCCCAGCAGCAGGTCCATGGAGTCGGAGATGACGCCATCGATGCGGGAGTCCGGGCGGTCGGTCTTGTTGACCACGATGATGACTGGCAGGTTAGCGCCCAGTGCCTTACGCAGCACGAAGCGGGTCTGTGGCAGTGGGCCTTCGGAAGCGTCAACGAGCAGAACCACGCCGTCCACCATGGACAGGCCGCGCTCGACCTCGCCACCGAAGTCAGCGTGACCCGGGGTGTCGATGACGTTGATGGTCATGTTCTTGCCGTCAGCAGCTGGACCGCTGTAGAACACGGTGGTGTTCTTGGCGAGAATGGTAATGCCCTTCTCGCGTTCCAGTTCGCCGGAGTCCATCACGCGATCTTCGGTTTCACCATGGCTGTCGAATGCGCCGGTCTGCTGAAGCATTGCGTTGACCAAGGTGGTCTTGCCGTGGTCAACGTGTGCAACGATGGCTACATTGCGAAGTTCATCGCGACTAATGGTGTTAGCTGACATGCGTGAAGGCTCACTTCCGCTCGAGGATTTTGGGTCTAAGGAGACGGGGCCAAAGTCGACCCAACAAACTAGTTTACGCTGTTCCTGCAAATACTCCGGTGCTCTGTGTCAGAACATACAAGAATTTCACGTAAAGTCGCGGAAAATCAACGGTTGGATTGGGTGGAAATCCAGTACCGAAGAGTCCTGGTGCCGTCCGCGGCATCCAGATGCGGGAATTGCTGATCCAGTTCGCCCCCGCATTTGAGGATCGTAGCGATGGAACCGGCGTTGGTGCTATCGCAGGTGACTAGTGCCTGATCCACTCCGGCGGCTTGCACTTCACGCAGGCCGAACTGGCACAGGGCCGCGGCCACGCCACGGCGCCGATGCTCTGGAACGACTCCGTAGCCGATGTGCCCGCCCTTTTGGAGCAGCCAATCATTGAGTTCGTAGCGCACGGAGACGCGCCCAACCAGTTCTCCGTCGTCGAAGGCGGCAAAGAGCGCCGAGCGCACCCAGCCATCGGGAATGTTTTCTCCGCGCCTACCTGCACTCATCCGGTAGATGAATTCTTCCCACTGCTGATCTTCAGACCAGGTTGGCAAGA harbors:
- a CDS encoding GNAT family N-acetyltransferase translates to MAFTTALEFRELASQDEQQAIDAHHAMLADDFEFLPTWSEDQQWEEFIYRMSAGRRGENIPDGWVRSALFAAFDDGELVGRVSVRYELNDWLLQKGGHIGYGVVPEHRRRGVAAALCQFGLREVQAAGVDQALVTCDSTNAGSIATILKCGGELDQQFPHLDAADGTRTLRYWISTQSNR